From Primulina tabacum isolate GXHZ01 chromosome 2, ASM2559414v2, whole genome shotgun sequence, one genomic window encodes:
- the LOC142537723 gene encoding uncharacterized protein LOC142537723 has translation MSEDDRVRRVTYMLRDDASLWWEGATHGVDLATLIWGEFKDIFYDKYFPADVRGRLTMEFMSIRQGNLSVAKFIRSFDRDCHLAPLIARDTLEKFRHFMDGLRPTIRRDIMLMRPETYDVSTASTRNHTRGYGFGIQSFDCVQRPDVYLADSEEIGASVKEKSVQADLVVLPLPEFDIILGMDWLSLNGNAIDFRRRLVSVRPPSGKPFIFEASRHQHMPHVISCICVRKLVRRGCQEFFASIVTVTEPDSQMPEDVEVVRDFPSVFSDDISGIPPDREVDYSIKLMPGTVPISKKPYRLAPA, from the exons ATGAGTGAAGATGACAGGGTTAGACGCGTCACCTACATGCTGAGGGATGATGCatccctatggtgggagggagcaaCACACGGCGTGGATTTGGCTACCCTTATTTGGGGTGAGTTCAAGGACATATTCTACGACAAATACTTTCCAGCAGATGTCAGGGGACGCCTGACGATGGAGTTCATGAGTATTCGACAGGGAAATCTATCTGTGGCGAAGTTTATCCGGAGTTTTGATAGAGATTGTCACCTTGCGCCCCTTATTGCAAGGGATACACTGGAGAAGTTTaggcactttatggatggcCTTAGACCCACTATTCGTCGGGATATTATGCTGATGAGACCAGAAACATATGATGTTTCCACCGCCT cgactaggaatcacACCAGAggctatggatttgggattcaGAGTTTCGATTGCGTCCAGAGACCAGATGTTTACCTCgcagatagtgaagagattggagcttcggttaaaGAAAAATCAGTGCAGGCAGATTTGGTTGTGTTACCGTTGCCGGAGTTCGAcattattctgggtatggactggctctCTTTGAATGGAAATGCCATAGATTTTCGACGGAGGTTGGTATCTGTCCGACCGCCTAGTGGTAAGCCATTTATTTTTGAAGCATCCAGACACCAGCATATGCCGCACGTCATTTCTTGTATCTGTGTGAGGAAGCTCGTGAGGAGAGGCTGCCAGGAATTTTTTGCGAGTATTGTGACAGTGACCGAGCCAGACAGCCAAATGCCAGAGGATGTCGAGGTGGTCAGGGATTTTCCCAGCGTTTTCTCGGATGATatttcaggcattccaccagacagagaggtggactaTTCTATCAAgctgatgccaggtacagtgccgATTTCTAAGAAACCCTATCGGCTAGCACCTGCATAG
- the LOC142532604 gene encoding oligopeptide transporter 3-like, producing the protein MFSNSATAKPAANGEEAAEERCSVEEVALVVPETDDPTLPVMTFRAWVLGITLCTILIFFNTFFIYRTQPLTISAILMQIMALPLGKFMAATLPKRNFTVFGRWRFSLNPGPFNIKEHVIITVMANCGVSYGGGDAYSIGAITVMKTYYKQSLSFICALLIVLTTQIVGYGWAGMLRKYLVDPVEMWWPSNLAQVSLFRALHEKEPKSTDMTRMKFFLIFMAASFAYYLFPGYLFQILTFFSWVCWVWPHSITAQQIGSGYHGLGVGAFTLDWAGISAYHGSPLVTPFYSILNVMAGFVMFIYIIVPVCYWKFNTFDARKFPIFSNQLFTSSGQKYDTTKILTPQYELNAAAYGSYSKLYLSPLFALSIGSGFARFTATLTHVALFHGSDIWRQSKSAVTNIKLDVHSRLMKRYKQVPQWWYLVLLLVSMGLSLMMSFVWKDDVQLPWWGLIFAFCLAWVVTLPIGVIQATTNQQPGYDIIAQFIIGFILPGKPIANLLFKIYGRISTIHALSFLADLKLGHYMKIPPRCMYTAQLVGTLVSGVVNLGIAWWMMESIENICDVEALHPESPWTCPKFRVTFDASVIWGLIGPERLFGVGGMYRNLVWLFLIGALLPLPVWILSRIFPEKKWIPLINIPVISYGFAGMPPATPTNIASWIMTGTIFNYFVFKYRKDWWQKYNYVLSAALDAGTAFMGVLLFFALQNEGKIVKWWGSSPDHCPLATCPTAPGIVVKGCPVFR; encoded by the exons ATGTTTTCCAACTCCGCCACCGCCAAACCTGCCGCCAACGGTGAGGAGGCGGCCGAAGAGAGATGCTCCGTGGAGGAGGTGGCGCTGGTGGTGCCGGAGACCGACGACCCCACGCTCCCCGTCATGACATTCCGTGCATGGGTCCTGGGGATAACCTTGTGCACGATCTTGATTTTCTTCAACACATTCTTCATATACAGGACGCAACCCTTGACTATCTCCGCTATACTCATGCAAATAATGGCGCTGCCCCTCGGCAAATTCATGGCGGCGACGCTGCCGAAGAGAAATTTCACGGTGTTCGGGAGGTGGAGATTCAGTCTTAACCCGGGGCCATTTAATATAAAGGAGCACGTGATCATCACGGTTATGGCCAATTGCGGGGTGTCGTATGGCGGCGGCGATGCGTACTCCATTGGTGCCATAACTGTGATGAAAACTTACTATAAGCAGAGCTTGAGTTTTATATGCGCTCTTTTAATTGTCTTGACAACTCAG ATAGTGGGATATGGATGGGCTGGAATGTTGAGAAAATACTTGGTGGATCCAGTTGAGATGTGGTGGCCATCGAATCTTGCTCAAGTTTCTCTCTTTAG GGCACTTCACGAAAAGGAACCCAAGTCAACAGACATGACAAGAATGAAATTTTTCCTCATATTCATGGCTGCCAGTTTTGCCTATTACTTATTCCCTGGATACCTATTCCAAATTTTAACCTTTTTCTCATGGGTATGTTGGGTGTGGCCTCATAGTATCACAGCCCAGCAAATCGGTTCGGGATACCACGGTCTCGGTGTTGGTGCTTTCACCCTCGATTGGGCCGGCATTTCTGCttaccatggcagccctttgGTGACACCCTTTTATTCGATTCTGAATGTTATGGCTGGATTCGTCATGTTTATATACATCATCGTCCCTGTATGCTACTGGAAGTTCAATACTTTCGATGCTCGGAAATTTCCCATCTTCTCAAACCAGCTATTTACTTCTAGTGGACAGAAATATGATACTACCAAGATTTTAACCCCACAATATGAGCTTAATGCTGCTGCTTATGGTAGCTATAGCAAACTCTACCTTAGCCCGCTTTTTGCTCTCTCCATTGGATCAGGGTTCGCAAGGTTTACAGCAACTCTCACTCATGTGGCCTTGTTTCATGGCAG TGATATATGGAGGCAGAGCAAATCTGCCGTAACGAACATTAAACTAGATGTACATTCGAGATTGATGAAAAGATACAAGCAAGTTCCTCAATGGTGGTACCTGGTTTTATTACTCGTAAGCATGGGGTTGTCCCTGATGATGTCCTTTGTTTGGAAAGATGACGTGCAGCTTCCATGGTGGGGACTGATATTTGCATTCTGTTTGGCTTGGGTCGTAACTCTTCCGATTGGAGTCATTCAAGCCACTACCAACCAG CAACCAGGATATGACATAATTGCGCAGTTCATAATTGGCTTCATACTCCCAGGAAAACCAATTGCGAACCTGCTTTTCAAGATTTACGGGAGAATAAGCACAATACATGCTCTGTCTTTCCTAGCCGATCTCAAACTCGGCCACTACATGAAAATCCCTCCTCGATGCATGTATACAGCTCAG CTGGTAGGAACTCTAGTTTCTGGTGTAGTGAACCTTGGAATCGCGTGGTGGATGATGGAAAGCATCGAGAACATATGTGATGTCGAGGCTTTACATCCCGAGAGTCCCTGGACGTGTCCCAAATTTCGAGTCACATTTGATGCATCAGTCATTTGGGGTCTAATAGGACCCGAAAGACTCTTTGGAGTGGGAGGAATGTACCGAAACTTGGTCTGGCTATTCCTCATAGGAGCCCTGTTGCCACTTCCTGTTTGGATACTGAGCAGAATTTTCCCAGAAAAGAAATGGATTCCCTTGATCAACATACCTGTTATATCTTACGGGTTCGCTGGAATGCCACCAGCAACTCCGACGAATATAGCTAGCTGGATCATGACCGGAACCATATTCAACTACTTTGTGTTCAAGTACAGAAAAGACTGGTGGCAGAAGTATAATTACGTGTTATCTGCTGCATTGGATGCTGGAACAGCATTCATGGGTGTTCTGTTGTTTTTTGCCCTTCAGAATGAGGGAAAGATAGTGAAATGGTGGGGATCCAGTCCAGATCATTGCCCTTTGGCTACATGTCCCACTGCACCAGGAATCGTGGTTAAAGGGTGCCCGGTTttcagataa